The nucleotide window AGTATGATGACCCATCGTCGTGAGGAATCGCCTTGTGCACCTGCTTGTTCCGCTCCCGCGAGAGACAGTCATGCTGATCACTCTTCGTCTCCCCTCGTTCAGGAAATGCAGCCCTCGGCTCGGCCATTGACGCACCAgcgcccctcgccgtcgagctcgtccccCTCCGGCTTGCCTGGCCGCCAAGCCCACGCCCGAACCAACTCGCATTCACACTCGCTCCTCACCGGCGCCCTCAATGCCAACCATCGGGTGACCCGCCGCAAGTCCGTCACCACCAATAACGGTCCCAATTTTGCCGCtctcacggccgccgtcgccaatgGAGAGCAGACGGCTGCCATGCCCATTGCCAACGCCACTCGGCGCAACACGGGGTCCAAGGCGAGGGTCGGCAGCCtgccctcgcctcccgcGAGCCTGCCGCTCCACAAGACGGTCCCGGAGATCGTCAAGgacagcagcgccatcgacgacgagactCACGACGGGTCCGCGGACGAAGCGGCGACCAAGTTCCAAAAGGCGCGCATCAGGCGCGCTagcgacggccagccgctcGCCAAGGAGTCCAAGAAGAGCAACCGCGTCGAAGTCCGATGCGAAAAGTGTGGCAAGGGCTACAAGCATAGCAGCTGCTTGACCAAGCATCTGTCAGTACCCCTCCTGTTGTGGCGGCCACTTTTGCGTTCTGCGGGCCGCTTGGACGTAGAATTCGGTCTCGAGAAGGGTCGACGAAGCGGTCGTGGCATGCAGGGACTAGATTGTGTTAACggtttttttcttcttcggTAGATGGGAGCATACGCCCGAGTGGTCCTACACCTCCAAGCTGCTCATCTCGAAGCAccagcaggtccagctcctcgaagCTGCCTCGGTGCTCGTGGCAATGAATGGCAAGGAGAGCACGACCACGCCACCAGACTCGGCCAAGGACTCGGCCAGTGAGCCCGACTCTGCGTCCCCTGCGGCCTCGGGCTACTCGGAGCAGCCCGAGCGCCAGAGTTCGGCCGACACCACCCCGCCCCCGACGATTGACGGCATCAATTTTGCCTCGCCGTATCGTGACACGTCGGAGTTTGCGCGGAGCTACCAGTCAAGCTCGCTCAAGCCACCCTTCATGTTAGGGAGCATCCCCAATGGACCGGGGTTTGGCCACTCGCGCCAGCCCAGTCATGAACGTCGCCCCCCGTCCTCGGGCGCCAACAGGACGGGTCAAGAGGATCGCGACCTGGCGGCTGCAGTAGAACTGCTCAGCTGCAGCTTCGGGAGCAACAACGGTTCTCACGGCACGGTGACGCTGCCGGCCGACGCACCCCCAGTGCCTCCGGTGCCGGCGCAGTACCTGGAccaggcgtcgtcgctggcgagcgccagcTTCATCAACAGCTTTCCGCGACGCCAGCCGGAGAGCTTCACGCGGGGCGAGCTGCGACGCGGCAGCGAGGACGTGAAGATGGaggacagcggcgacgacgacgacttcgacATGCGGTCGCGGGCCCggagcgacgaggatgacgacggcgtcttTGGCCGCATGGAGGAATGATTGCAACGACTGCATGAGAGAGCGAGCATCTCTGGGAGTCGGGACATGCCGTGATGGGCGGAGTTGGGATATTATGATTTTTGGATATCATGCCCGGGAGGAAACCCGCGCGGTCGTTGCTCGTGTGACGGCATAGTCTCTGTATGAGGTGGTTctgctccgccgccaacccTCAGCACCGAAGAGTGGGGGGCCTCGTCCTGCAGCGGGTCATTGTGGACTGCGCGTCGCGGGCGTGATTGCACCTCCACGAGGTTAAAGTGAGGGTTTGGAGAGGCGTCGAGCGAACACCCGAATAAATACCAATTGAATCGAATATTAATTAGTCGAAGGCGTCGCCTGAGTCACAATGGCGGAGGCGTGTGCGACATAAAAGTACGGCAAGGCTGATGACGGTCCATTTTCTCGGCCAGGAGGACTGCTTGCCCAGGTCGTTTGCATCATCACAGCTTGGAATGGAAGGCACAAACTCTGGCGATGCATCACTGGTGGCGGGTGGAGATCGGCTGCGAGGCCCTTTTCTTCATCACGACGGGGAAAAGCGAATCGACCAGCGACAGGGACGATGTGTGAAAGAAAGCACAGGTCAAAGAGACGATTCGACTGATCTAGATGAAGGCCCCAGAGATGAGAGTTGTCGGGAGAGTTGGGAAGGATGAAATGGGGGAAAGAAAATTCAGTACTAGCTTGACGGCCCATGAAATGAGCCTTGGGCCAAagtggagggcggcgaccgtCATTGACGGCGGGCACCATTCTGGCCGGACGGTGGGCATTGGTGGTTGGTTGGGTTTCCCCAGCGACGTCACCCGTCTCCACTGCCAGCCGCTGTCCAGCGCGCGACAGCAACAGCTggagcacagcacagcacagcacagcacagcacagcacagctgAGCTGGGGAGCGTGAAGGCGCATCCATCTCCATTTCTTCTGGCCCCCCCTCACGagctccctcccctccacaCCCGCGTCACAAGTTTTGCGCGCCGCATGACAGACGCACTGCCCAGTCGCGGACCACCGTGCGCGGACACGCAAACATTGAACACGACAGAGCCACTGCATTCCCTTGCCTTCCGAATACAACGCACGAGACGGACCTGATAGACACTCTCGGGGACGCAAAAAGCGAACGTACgcacctcggcgcggcggtaATAATAGTCGgaacgcagcagcaggacgcgtGCGAGGCACAATGGCGCCGGCCAAGAGGAGCGTAAAATCGGATGCCGCagtggcggccaaggcgcacgaggcgctcgacaaGGTGGCGGATGCGCAGGCCATTgtgcccgcgccgcgacggcagcagcagcaaggcaagCTTCCCGTGCTCGTGCAGTTCCCCATCGCGGCAGCTCTGAGCTTCGCGCTCGCGAGCCTGGGCTACAGCATCGTCGGAGAGGTGAGCAAGGGAGAGCTTGTCTCCGTGTTCCGCGCGCAGGACACGTGGGGCCACCTGGCCATCTTGGCCGGATGGAGGATGTAAgtccctcctctcccccccgACGTTGGGAGATATGGTAGAAGTGGACGGAGCTGACGGATGATTGCAGCACCGAGCTGGCGGTCGCGTGGTTCGGCAACATGGACAGCCTGGacgtggccatgatggaccTCCTGTCCCATGCGCCATCGGTGTGTAACGCCCTTGCCGCGCAGGAGAATAGACATCGATGATAGCATGGCTAATGACCGGATAGCTCTACCTGCTCGCGACCTTCTACTCGCTTAGCCCCCGAACAGCTGCGTCGGCGCTCGTCGTGGACGTtgtgtcggcggccgtgccCTTTGCGCTTATGCGTCCTCTCTCCGAGATCCATCGACCCTCAGCCAAGAGCGGCAACCGCGAGCTCATCGACTTGCCCATGCTGCTATATACAGCGGCTCTATCCACGGGCATCTATACCGTGGTTCTCGCCCTGTCGCTCCGGCTCGTGCTGCCGCGCATTCTAGTCGTGTACTTTTCCGGCCTGCCCAGCGTGGAGCCGGCGTACTCAGCGACGTACGGCGCCGTACTTCCCGTGACGGGCGTgttgggggcggcggcgagcctcTTCATTTTCGCGCCGTTTGCCACGACGGGCAAGTCCAAAGAGGACGACAAGCTGGGCAAGTTCGACCCCGTGGAGGCGACGCTCGGGGAGACAGTGCGGTGGAACCTCTGGGGCTACACGGCCAAGACCAAGGTGGTGATccggcggacggcggcagcggcgtttGTGACGGGGGTCAACACGTACCTGGCATGCACCATGACCATTTCCGGGGTCGACtcgacgggcgcgacggcgtaTGCGGCCGTTTGGGTCGTTGCCGCGTTGAGCACGGGGCTGGGCCTCGGATtggtcggcagcggcgactgAAGCGGCTGTTGGGGCCAGTcgggacgaggcgaggcgctcgcaTGCGCTGATGACACTGTATCATCAGCCTTACGCGTAGTATGGCGAGCGGCAACGCCGATATGCAAGGTACGCGATGGGCTCGTCGGCAGGGGCGAGCCGCACAACTTTAGGGCTgaagacggggagggggggaaggtgCGTAATACgggagaaggggaagggagggTGGTGTGTTTGGGGTTGGGGGCCGCCGAAGTAGGGCTGGTGGGCGTTTTCCAGGACGAGGATCCTATGCGCGGAGGATAGATACGCTTGAGTTTTTTGGCAATTGGGTTGTATTGGCAATGGGTGAGGGAAGGGGATGAGGAGCGGACGGACTTGCAGTCGATATACCACATCTTACTATTTTCCTCCTTGGGTCTTACACACCTTACATGGAACGAACAACCAAACGTCAGCTGGTGATGTCtggtgcggtgcggctcTGCGTGGAGGCTGCACACACgcacccacccacacacacatcaGACACTCCCCTTTCTCACGGTCGCCAAACAACAACAAGCGAGGTTCAGCTGGGAGGCAGCCTTGCAAGCCCGGCCAACCGTGTCATTGGGACCCTGCTTCCCGTACCTTGCCTGCAGCGTAGGGCGGAAAACGTGGGTGCCTGGGATTAGCAGCCGACTGCTTCTTAcacggtggtggtgcatggGGGGGATTGACTAGGTACGATCCGCCCATGGCGTCCccgcctctccctctctttccGGCCTCGACGTTCGTAGCACACGCACGCGTGTGTAGCCTAGTCGTACgttgcgacgacggcgccggggaggcCGGCGCTTGacggccacgggcgtcgacgtaGGGCGGATAGATTACGAATGTCAATAGCTAGGGCAGGTAAGTAGTGGCCGTTGATGCTGTGGAATACTGCTTGGGGTTGATTGTGCATATAAGGAAGAAAGGGCGACTTACGGACTAAAGATAGATTGGAAGAAATAGTTCGTGACGCCGGTAGAAGTAGTGTCAGGGAATGTGGGGAGCCTAGGTATACTGTAGTTTGCGTGTTGAACCGGACTCCCTCTGGATACAAGTGTCAAGCATCATCGGCCAAGACTCGAGGCGTTGCAGAACCTCGACTGCTTGGAATCCCGtgcgcgggggagggggagggggctcCAACCTGGGAAGGCACGGGAGGGGTTCTTCCGCCAgtcgtgcgtgtgtgtggtggCGGTCCACCGTatcaccaccatggcggcggcaattGGTGCCCGTGGGTTTAAGCTTGCTCGCGTTCTGTGCTGTGCTAATTAATCGTGATACCTGCCGTGCCTAATAAGGGTACTAACTACAAACGTGGTATCTATTGCTGCTGGTCGTTCCCTCCCGGCCCCGTGGGTTGCCCAACCTTTTTCTCTTCCCTTGTCGCCCGTCTACCAAGTTCAATGCCTCGGCGCACGGcactggcgccgccgaggaccacCATTCAATTCAGTCCATCATCGATCGCAGAAGCGCGGCGCGATATCTAGGTATTTGTTTCGCCCGCCGACAGAGGACTGGAGGGGGGCGTGTCGCGCACGCAGGCAGCCTTGGCCAGCCCAAGGCATCTGGTTAACcggccggcctgcagctGAGGGGTCAGGCCAGGTGGGGGGACGCAGCTGGAGCCCTACctacagcacagcagcacaCACGGCTCagcgcagcaccagcacagcacagctcACTTCTCAGGTACCAGACGGGACGCCAGGCTCAACTACCTCTCGGGCAGGTTTCTGGCGAGACCCCAACAACCTGGGCGGATAGACTGGCAGACGCTACGCCGCACGCCAGCCCGCCTCAACGGCCCCCGCGTCCAGCAACCCGGAGCCGCAGCTGAACGCCCGGAGGAGCCTGAAGaaagctgccgccgctggcgaggcgATCCAGCGAGAGCCCAGCTTACACTCTCACTCCCATCCTGGgtcctgtctgtctgcctgtctgaCGTGCCGTCCGACTGCACTGGATTGGCCCGgcacggccagcagcctcCCGTCTCCAGGTGTCTTAGCTGGGGTTACCTACAGGGCAGGACCTTATCCAAGGCAACAGTCGTCCAGCCAAGGCTCCGGGTTTGCCGCCCCAATACAACGAACAGCGTCAGAGGTGCATTCGCCGTCCCCACTATACGAAGCAGGTCTTGCCCGAGTCCCCTACTTTCCctctggtggaggaggcggaggaggaggaggaggcggcgtggacAAACCGCCCGCCGTGGGTTGACTGGCGACGGTCACGCACCGGCACCGCACGaaacccaccaccacccatcgccaccgccgccgccgccgcacacactcgacccggcggcccatccatcccataCCTACTTTGTACGCCTGGGGTGCTTGGGTGAGCGAGCGATCCCGACCCGGGAACGTCTGCCGAGCCTGCCCTGCCAAGCATCTACCTTGCTTTGCCTTACATCTCCCTTGCCTATCTAGGTGCCTTACCATCCTTTACATCACTCCGTACCTTGCAGGCACACTTTGTCCAACTTGCCTCGTCCGGGTTTGCGGATTCCTATTTTGGTCCTACTAAGAAGGGGGGCCGGCTGCTATTCCTTCTTTCTGCTCGGGGCCACGAGGCTAATAACAGGGTGTCCTGCCCTACCATGACGGagtggccgacgacgccgaagacgacgtaCTGGCCCAGAGAGCCTGTCTGGAGATCCGTGTCGTTTCAGCCGTCGACATTGTGCCTCGAAAACGGAAACCTGCACGACGGATGCTGACGCCTGTGATGCAAGCTTGTTGGCCATCTGCAAAGACTATTCTTGCTCCATTACCTTGGCCCTTGACTTGCACTCGCTGTCTCGATATATCCGGCCGAGGCTAGGTCGATCCAGGAACCGACACCTATTAGGGTGACGACTGAATAACCGGTATAAGATGAATCCCGTTCCCAGTTCCGTCGAGTATAGCGCCCCTGCTAACGCACGCAGAAGACACTCAGCTCCGGCTCATACCATCCGCACTCGGTATACCTAATCTCGCAACAGCCGCTTTAGTTCTTTTGGCACCCTTGTTCTGTCTGATACATATATAttcttggcctcgcggcACATCTTCAGCCCTACCCCAcctcttcatcatcatcgctccttgccctcgccgtggtGGCTATGTCAGAATACTACTACGCCACCAGTGCTCCCGCGGGACTCACCTCAGGCCGCAACTTCAAGCGCTCACGGAGCATCAAGAGTGACGACCCGCTCAACCTACGCGGCCCGCTTGAGGTCGTCGGCTCCCTCAAGTCGGGTCGCAGCATCAGCCTTGAGGGCGACTTTGTCATCCGTGGCAAGCTCGACGCGTACGGCGACGTCACTATGAACGGCAGCGTCACCTGCGAGTGAGTGTTCCCCCAATGTCACCTGTACGTCACGGTTGCGCGGACATGGACTGACCGGGCGCGCCCTCAATCTAGAGGTGACATCAAGGCTTACGGCAACATATCCGTGACGGGATACTTGTCTGCAAGGTACGGCGCCCCCCCTGGCGCGTGGCGCCGGAGCAACGTGCAGCCCGCAGCTGACAGACCGGGGTGTTCTTGCCGGGTATACAGCAACGGCATCAAAGGCTACGGCAAGCTAAAGATCGAAGGCACGCTCGAGGGAACAGAGGTGGAGGTGTACGGCAACCTGAGCATCACCGGATACCTGTGAGCCTACAATTCTCTTGACtcgccccgcgccgtcgcacgCGACACCGTCGATGGCGGTTCTGGGACCTTGCATGCTGACGTCCCGAATTTTGAATTAGGAAATGTCGGAAGCTGGTGGTGTATGGGTCGCTGACCCTCATCGGGCCAAGCTCCACAT belongs to Purpureocillium takamizusanense chromosome 1, complete sequence and includes:
- a CDS encoding uncharacterized protein (EggNog:ENOG503P0UP~COG:S), giving the protein MASSKEMQPSARPLTHQRPSPSSSSPSGLPGRQAHARTNSHSHSLLTGALNANHRVTRRKSVTTNNGPNFAALTAAVANGEQTAAMPIANATRRNTGSKARVGSLPSPPASLPLHKTVPEIVKDSSAIDDETHDGSADEAATKFQKARIRRASDGQPLAKESKKSNRVEVRCEKCGKGYKHSSCLTKHLWEHTPEWSYTSKLLISKHQQVQLLEAASVLVAMNGKESTTTPPDSAKDSASEPDSASPAASGYSEQPERQSSADTTPPPTIDGINFASPYRDTSEFARSYQSSSLKPPFMLGSIPNGPGFGHSRQPSHERRPPSSGANRTGQEDRDLAAAVELLSCSFGSNNGSHGTVTLPADAPPVPPVPAQYLDQASSLASASFINSFPRRQPESFTRGELRRGSEDVKMEDSGDDDDFDMRSRARSDEDDDGVFGRMEE
- a CDS encoding uncharacterized protein (EggNog:ENOG503P0UP~COG:S), yielding MMTHRREESPCAPACSAPARDSHADHSSSPLVQEMQPSARPLTHQRPSPSSSSPSGLPGRQAHARTNSHSHSLLTGALNANHRVTRRKSVTTNNGPNFAALTAAVANGEQTAAMPIANATRRNTGSKARVGSLPSPPASLPLHKTVPEIVKDSSAIDDETHDGSADEAATKFQKARIRRASDGQPLAKESKKSNRVEVRCEKCGKGYKHSSCLTKHLWEHTPEWSYTSKLLISKHQQVQLLEAASVLVAMNGKESTTTPPDSAKDSASEPDSASPAASGYSEQPERQSSADTTPPPTIDGINFASPYRDTSEFARSYQSSSLKPPFMLGSIPNGPGFGHSRQPSHERRPPSSGANRTGQEDRDLAAAVELLSCSFGSNNGSHGTVTLPADAPPVPPVPAQYLDQASSLASASFINSFPRRQPESFTRGELRRGSEDVKMEDSGDDDDFDMRSRARSDEDDDGVFGRMEE
- a CDS encoding uncharacterized protein (EggNog:ENOG503P1F5~TransMembrane:8 (i46-68o88-106i118-134o140-160i181-204o224-249i293-314o320-340i)), with the protein product MAPAKRSVKSDAAVAAKAHEALDKVADAQAIVPAPRRQQQQGKLPVLVQFPIAAALSFALASLGYSIVGEVSKGELVSVFRAQDTWGHLAILAGWRITELAVAWFGNMDSLDVAMMDLLSHAPSLYLLATFYSLSPRTAASALVVDVVSAAVPFALMRPLSEIHRPSAKSGNRELIDLPMLLYTAALSTGIYTVVLALSLRLVLPRILVVYFSGLPSVEPAYSATYGAVLPVTGVLGAAASLFIFAPFATTGKSKEDDKLGKFDPVEATLGETVRWNLWGYTAKTKVVIRRTAAAAFVTGVNTYLACTMTISGVDSTGATAYAAVWVVAALSTGLGLGLVGSGD
- a CDS encoding uncharacterized protein (EggNog:ENOG503PFUU); amino-acid sequence: MSEYYYATSAPAGLTSGRNFKRSRSIKSDDPLNLRGPLEVVGSLKSGRSISLEGDFVIRGKLDAYGDVTMNGSVTCEGDIKAYGNISVTGYLSASNGIKGYGKLKIEGTLEGTEVEVYGNLSITGYLKCRKLVVYGSLTLIGPSSTYVVEESEEVVGAKLMREQEADWEF